A single window of Sneathiella limimaris DNA harbors:
- the mnhG gene encoding monovalent cation/H(+) antiporter subunit G: protein MELFLDISTWILMMLGCFFVLITGYGLLKLPDLYTRIHAGGMADTLASFLICGGLALQSGFSLVTVKLLFIVAFLFITSPTSTYALAQATFVAGLKPKTTGFGDDDDHEDKDGKESDQDAQAEGAKQ from the coding sequence ATGGAGCTATTTCTTGATATCAGCACCTGGATTTTAATGATGCTGGGCTGTTTCTTCGTATTGATTACCGGCTATGGCCTCTTAAAGCTTCCTGACCTCTATACCCGAATTCATGCAGGCGGGATGGCCGATACCTTGGCTTCTTTCTTAATCTGTGGTGGCCTTGCTTTGCAAAGTGGGTTTTCTCTGGTGACCGTAAAGCTGCTCTTCATAGTGGCATTTCTTTTTATCACCAGCCCAACCTCAACATATGCATTGGCGCAAGCGACATTTGTTGCAGGGCTCAAGCCCAAAACAACTGGCTTTGGCGACGATGATGATCATGAAGACAAGGATGGCAAAGAAAGCGATCAAGACGCCCAAGCAGAGGGAGCCAAACAATGA
- a CDS encoding DUF4040 domain-containing protein, whose protein sequence is MMEEFTNVFLMILLVAGALGVLYVRNLFVATMLLAAVSFLMALIFVILDAVDVAFTEAAVGAGISTVLFLGTLSLVGAEEKESKKKTVLPLLVSLIVGGALFYATFDMPKVGHPDTPVQSSRLTERFLQQSPNEIDVPNVVTAVLASYRGYDTFGEVTVIFTAGIAVLLILRQLRRRPETEPLEDAQPELPETASDQRVTPNIHDLVPHVVAKLLIPFILLFGLYVQFHGDFGPGGGFQAGVIFAAGIILYSLVFGMEYTQKLLPLWVVQLLLALGVLLYGGVGVVSMLLGANFLDYNVLASNPIAGQHLGILLVELGVGITVTAAMLSIFYGFANRSEFNKQTGEN, encoded by the coding sequence ATGATGGAAGAATTTACGAATGTCTTTCTCATGATCCTGCTCGTTGCCGGGGCACTGGGCGTCCTTTACGTTCGAAACCTCTTTGTTGCAACAATGCTTCTTGCAGCAGTCAGTTTCCTGATGGCGTTAATTTTTGTCATTCTCGATGCCGTTGACGTCGCCTTTACCGAGGCTGCGGTTGGTGCCGGGATCAGTACGGTGTTGTTTTTGGGAACACTATCGCTGGTTGGAGCAGAAGAAAAAGAAAGCAAGAAGAAAACAGTTCTTCCATTGTTGGTGTCTTTAATCGTTGGCGGTGCCCTCTTTTATGCAACATTTGATATGCCCAAAGTTGGTCATCCAGACACACCGGTTCAAAGTAGTCGCTTGACCGAGCGGTTTTTACAGCAAAGCCCTAACGAGATAGATGTCCCGAATGTGGTAACTGCTGTTTTGGCCAGCTACAGGGGATATGATACTTTTGGTGAGGTGACAGTTATCTTTACTGCCGGAATTGCGGTACTGCTAATCCTGCGTCAGTTGCGTCGCCGCCCTGAGACTGAACCACTAGAAGATGCTCAACCTGAACTCCCAGAAACGGCGAGTGATCAGCGAGTAACGCCCAATATCCATGATCTAGTCCCACATGTGGTCGCCAAGCTTTTAATTCCATTTATCCTGCTTTTTGGACTTTATGTGCAGTTCCATGGTGACTTCGGCCCCGGCGGCGGCTTCCAGGCAGGCGTCATTTTCGCTGCGGGCATTATTCTCTATTCCCTTGTTTTCGGCATGGAATATACACAAAAACTTCTTCCTCTATGGGTCGTTCAGTTACTGCTCGCTTTGGGCGTTCTTCTTTACGGAGGCGTTGGCGTTGTCAGCATGCTACTTGGAGCGAATTTCCTTGATTATAATGTCTTGGCCAGCAACCCAATCGCCGGCCAGCATCTTGGGATTTTGTTGGTTGAGTTAGGTGTTGGGATCACAGTGACCGCCGCTATGCTTTCCATTTTTTACGGTTTTGCCAACCGGTCCGAATTTAACAAGCAGACCGGAGAAAACTAA
- a CDS encoding cation:proton antiporter subunit C: protein MSFFDHYNYWIFVILFVIGLYTIMSRTNLIKKMIGLSLFQIAVFLFYITMGKIEGGTAPIFVDDPNAVYSNPLPHVLILTAIVVGVATTALGLSLVVRIKESFGTIDEEEILRQEEDSK, encoded by the coding sequence ATGTCATTCTTCGATCACTATAATTACTGGATCTTTGTCATCTTGTTTGTCATCGGTCTTTACACAATTATGAGCCGGACAAACCTGATCAAGAAAATGATCGGCCTCAGCTTGTTCCAGATTGCCGTATTTCTGTTTTACATCACTATGGGTAAAATCGAAGGAGGTACTGCTCCGATTTTTGTGGATGATCCCAATGCGGTTTATTCCAACCCACTGCCTCACGTCTTGATCCTCACCGCTATTGTTGTGGGCGTTGCCACAACAGCACTGGGCCTTTCACTGGTTGTTCGGATCAAAGAATCTTTTGGCACTATTGATGAAGAAGAGATTCTCCGCCAGGAGGAAGACAGTAAATGA
- a CDS encoding monovalent cation/H+ antiporter subunit D family protein, producing the protein MSSIISQAPILAIILPLLGSPLCALLRGGVVPWAFTTILSALSFWISIDLLFLVNQSGPISYELGGWAAPWGIEYVIDPLSAFVLLIISGISTGVLIYARESICKEVAPSRHGLFFSAYLLSLAGMMGITATGDAFNIFVFLEITSLSSYVLISMGEKNDKRALTAAFQYLILGTIGATFILIGVGLLYLMTGTLNIADIASQFDSIEDTRPIRAAVGFLVVGIAIKLAMFPFHSWLPNAYSYAPTIITAFFAGTATKVSVYLLIRFIFTMFGWDFAFGDLPLTQLLIPFAVLAYLSMSVVAIFQDNLKRLLAFSSVAQLGYMTLGIALASETGLTAGILHIFNHAIVKTGLFLSVGAMFFVTGSTYLKDLAGIGQRMPLTTFGFVLGGLALIGVPLTPGFISKWYLVQAVLERGDMLGYGLAITMLISSLFAVIYVWRVVEVAYFKPSPDNAPKGEAPMSLLIPSWLFIAAMFYFGIETSMNVGFAEAAAAFLMGGAN; encoded by the coding sequence ATGAGTTCCATTATCTCTCAGGCCCCAATTCTTGCCATTATACTGCCGCTCCTGGGGTCTCCCCTTTGTGCGTTATTACGTGGCGGTGTCGTTCCTTGGGCGTTTACAACTATCTTAAGCGCACTGTCTTTTTGGATCAGCATCGATCTTCTTTTTCTGGTCAATCAATCCGGACCGATTTCATATGAGCTCGGCGGATGGGCGGCACCTTGGGGTATTGAATATGTCATTGACCCATTGAGTGCTTTTGTCCTGCTCATCATCAGTGGAATTAGCACAGGCGTGCTCATTTATGCCCGGGAAAGCATTTGCAAAGAAGTTGCACCAAGCCGACATGGTCTGTTTTTCTCAGCATATCTTTTGTCGTTAGCGGGAATGATGGGCATCACCGCAACAGGCGATGCATTTAATATTTTCGTTTTCCTCGAGATCACTTCCCTTTCCTCCTACGTGCTTATTTCCATGGGAGAAAAGAACGATAAACGTGCCCTTACCGCGGCATTTCAATACCTGATCTTGGGAACAATTGGTGCGACCTTTATCCTGATCGGTGTTGGTCTGCTGTATCTGATGACGGGAACGCTAAATATCGCGGATATTGCGAGCCAGTTCGATAGCATTGAAGACACCCGTCCCATTAGGGCTGCTGTTGGCTTCCTGGTCGTCGGAATTGCCATTAAGCTAGCCATGTTTCCATTCCATAGTTGGCTTCCGAACGCATACTCTTATGCGCCGACGATCATTACTGCATTCTTTGCTGGAACAGCCACCAAAGTTTCTGTCTATCTGCTGATCCGGTTTATCTTCACCATGTTCGGTTGGGACTTTGCATTTGGTGACCTGCCCCTGACACAGCTCCTAATTCCGTTTGCTGTTTTGGCGTACCTCAGCATGTCAGTCGTCGCCATTTTCCAGGATAACCTCAAGCGGCTTCTCGCATTTTCAAGTGTGGCTCAGCTCGGATACATGACGTTAGGCATTGCACTGGCTTCAGAAACGGGCCTGACCGCTGGTATTCTGCACATCTTCAACCACGCGATTGTCAAGACAGGTCTATTCCTCTCCGTCGGCGCCATGTTCTTTGTTACCGGCAGTACTTATCTGAAGGATCTTGCCGGCATCGGACAACGAATGCCGTTGACCACCTTTGGATTTGTCCTTGGGGGACTTGCTCTGATCGGCGTACCTTTAACACCAGGATTTATAAGCAAATGGTATCTGGTTCAGGCTGTTCTGGAACGAGGCGATATGCTGGGTTATGGCCTTGCTATCACGATGCTCATCTCCTCTTTGTTTGCCGTGATTTATGTATGGCGCGTTGTGGAGGTAGCTTACTTTAAACCATCCCCTGATAATGCGCCAAAAGGCGAAGCCCCTATGAGCCTGCTAATCCCCAGCTGGCTCTTTATCGCCGCCATGTTCTATTTTGGTATTGAAACTTCCATGAATGTTGGATTTGCCGAGGCAGCAGCTGCCTTCCTTATGGGAGGAGCGAACTAA
- a CDS encoding proton-conducting transporter membrane subunit: MFTLETHLILSLFIPLIGGVFVAALGSMPNLRETATLTTAGLLFLNVMVILQAALGGIYPEASLISTLPGLDIALKVEPLGMIFACVASSLWIINSLYSIGYMRGNKENKQTRFYICFTIAISAAMGIAFAENLLTLFIFYEVLSLSTYPLVTHKGNDAALKGGRIYLGILLGTSIGLFLPAIIWVWTITGTTSFTEGGILAGSVSATVTGIMLFLFMYGIGKAALMPIHRWLPSAMVAPTPVSALLHAVAVVKAGVFSVLKVVVYIFGIDFLAQTGASEWLTWVASFTLIAASVVAMTKDNLKARLAYSTISQLAYIVLAASLVTPLAIAGGALQIVMHAFGKITLFFCAGAIYTATKKTEISDMRGLGRLMPFTFGAFLIGALSIIGIPPLGGSWAKFYIMFGAVEADQLFVLIVLLVSSLLNIGYLMPIVIRGFFFAPLGKSDEVKPVGSEKSFIDWSALKEAPVLCVLPPVLTAIGCIILFFAVDPIYQLLLPAIGN, translated from the coding sequence ATGTTTACCCTTGAAACACACCTGATCCTGTCTCTATTCATCCCGTTGATCGGCGGTGTCTTTGTCGCGGCCCTTGGCAGTATGCCAAACTTGCGTGAGACAGCAACCCTGACAACCGCAGGACTTTTATTCCTGAATGTCATGGTCATTTTGCAGGCTGCACTTGGTGGCATCTATCCAGAAGCTTCATTGATTTCAACACTTCCGGGTCTGGATATTGCTCTGAAAGTTGAACCTCTTGGGATGATTTTTGCCTGTGTGGCCTCATCCCTGTGGATAATCAATTCCCTTTATTCCATTGGCTATATGCGTGGGAATAAGGAAAATAAACAAACCCGTTTCTACATTTGCTTCACCATTGCCATTTCCGCCGCTATGGGTATTGCATTTGCGGAAAATCTGCTGACCCTCTTTATCTTTTATGAGGTACTCAGCTTATCCACTTATCCATTGGTGACCCACAAAGGAAATGATGCTGCCCTTAAAGGGGGCCGGATTTATCTCGGTATCCTGCTGGGAACTTCAATCGGGCTTTTCTTGCCAGCCATTATTTGGGTGTGGACAATAACAGGCACCACTTCATTTACTGAAGGCGGTATTTTGGCCGGAAGTGTCAGTGCCACGGTGACCGGTATTATGCTGTTCCTGTTCATGTATGGTATTGGTAAAGCTGCCTTGATGCCAATCCATCGCTGGTTACCGTCTGCCATGGTTGCCCCCACACCAGTTAGTGCCCTTTTGCACGCGGTTGCTGTTGTGAAAGCAGGCGTCTTTTCAGTTCTCAAAGTCGTTGTCTATATTTTCGGAATTGATTTTCTCGCACAAACCGGTGCTTCTGAATGGCTGACATGGGTGGCTTCCTTCACACTGATAGCTGCCTCAGTCGTAGCAATGACCAAAGACAACCTGAAAGCCCGACTTGCCTATTCCACGATTAGTCAGTTGGCTTATATCGTTCTTGCCGCTTCACTTGTAACGCCACTAGCGATCGCTGGCGGCGCGCTTCAAATCGTGATGCATGCCTTTGGTAAGATCACCCTCTTCTTCTGTGCAGGTGCGATTTACACTGCGACGAAGAAAACTGAAATTTCAGATATGCGGGGTTTGGGCCGGCTAATGCCATTTACATTTGGCGCGTTTCTGATCGGCGCTCTCAGCATCATCGGGATTCCTCCGCTTGGTGGAAGCTGGGCAAAATTTTACATTATGTTTGGTGCCGTAGAGGCAGATCAGCTCTTTGTGCTGATTGTTCTTCTAGTCAGTTCACTTCTAAATATTGGCTATCTGATGCCGATTGTTATTAGAGGCTTCTTCTTTGCCCCGCTCGGTAAGTCGGATGAAGTAAAACCTGTCGGGTCTGAAAAGAGCTTCATTGACTGGAGCGCACTAAAAGAAGCTCCTGTGCTTTGTGTATTGCCACCTGTCCTGACGGCAATCGGCTGTATTATTCTTTTCTTCGCAGTTGATCCCATTTACCAGCTGTTGCTTCCAGCAATCGGGAATTAG
- a CDS encoding Na(+)/H(+) antiporter subunit D, which produces MIDGLNPGLILILGALIVPFTSSFIRSGLLLGLPILAFAQLMSLGLGSWGEVEMMGMTLTLTKIDAFSRVFGLIFLLAAFAGLLYALHVRDTIQQVATLIYAGASIAAVFSGDLISLFSYWELTAISSVFLIFASRTERSYRAGIRYLIIQVTSGVILLGGIILYVNQSGSVAFTAMQLDNLAAWLFLIAFGIKAAFPLLHNWVQDAYPEATVSGTVILSAFTTKLAIYALARAFAGEDLLLWIGAIMVIFPIIHATLENDLRRTMAYSLNSQQGFMVIAIGIGSELALNGVAAHAVISILYTCLIFMATGAVLYRAGTAKITELGAVYKSMPVTTFFVIIGSLTIIAFPLTGAFATKSLILSAALDEKMVILWLVMLFGAVAVIDNVGLKIPALGFFGKDNGTELKEAPKHMLIAMAILAASAIAIGIAPSSFFSLLPYEMDYHVYTASHVVTQLQLIAFTALGFAAAIRFGVYPKVTEGINLDFDWVYRRLLKRICLAVGSWIGQVWSGLLSWLQSVIRYIIERATQTHGLGGAMSRTMASSTAVFLILLILSVFTIVFYN; this is translated from the coding sequence ATGATTGATGGCTTGAACCCTGGCCTGATCCTGATCCTTGGTGCCCTGATCGTTCCTTTTACCAGCAGCTTTATTCGAAGTGGCTTGCTATTGGGATTACCTATTCTTGCCTTTGCCCAACTGATGTCTCTGGGACTTGGAAGCTGGGGCGAGGTTGAGATGATGGGCATGACGCTCACATTAACTAAAATCGATGCTTTTTCGCGGGTGTTTGGGCTGATCTTTCTACTAGCAGCATTCGCAGGTCTTCTTTATGCACTGCATGTCAGAGATACAATTCAACAGGTTGCTACCCTCATCTATGCGGGTGCCTCAATTGCCGCAGTTTTCTCAGGTGATTTAATTAGCCTGTTTTCCTATTGGGAATTGACTGCCATTTCGTCTGTCTTCCTGATTTTCGCAAGCAGAACAGAACGCTCTTATCGCGCCGGTATCCGCTACCTAATCATTCAAGTGACCAGCGGTGTAATTCTGTTGGGCGGGATCATCCTCTATGTAAATCAGTCAGGTTCAGTTGCCTTTACTGCCATGCAGTTGGACAATTTAGCTGCCTGGTTGTTCCTGATCGCATTCGGGATTAAGGCTGCCTTCCCGCTTCTGCATAACTGGGTGCAGGACGCCTATCCGGAAGCAACGGTTAGCGGAACTGTTATCCTTTCTGCCTTCACAACTAAACTGGCAATATATGCTCTGGCCCGTGCCTTTGCAGGAGAAGACCTTCTTCTCTGGATCGGGGCAATCATGGTGATTTTCCCAATCATCCACGCCACGCTTGAAAATGATCTTCGCCGGACCATGGCCTATTCACTAAACAGTCAACAGGGCTTTATGGTTATCGCCATTGGGATTGGCAGTGAGTTGGCACTTAATGGCGTTGCTGCCCACGCGGTGATCAGTATCCTCTATACCTGCCTGATCTTCATGGCGACAGGTGCCGTTCTCTATCGCGCTGGTACTGCAAAAATAACAGAACTCGGTGCTGTATATAAATCCATGCCGGTGACCACATTTTTTGTCATTATTGGATCACTCACCATCATTGCTTTTCCACTCACAGGGGCCTTCGCAACTAAAAGCCTGATCCTTTCCGCTGCGCTGGATGAAAAAATGGTAATCCTGTGGCTGGTGATGTTATTCGGTGCTGTAGCTGTGATCGACAATGTGGGCCTAAAAATTCCAGCACTCGGTTTCTTTGGCAAAGATAATGGAACAGAACTCAAAGAAGCGCCCAAGCATATGCTGATTGCGATGGCGATCCTCGCGGCCTCAGCAATCGCTATTGGGATTGCGCCGTCCAGCTTCTTTTCGCTTCTGCCGTATGAAATGGATTATCACGTTTATACGGCCAGCCATGTTGTTACCCAGCTGCAACTCATTGCCTTTACGGCTCTTGGCTTTGCAGCGGCTATCCGCTTTGGTGTTTATCCAAAGGTAACAGAGGGGATCAATCTGGATTTCGACTGGGTCTATCGCAGATTACTCAAACGTATTTGTCTTGCGGTTGGAAGTTGGATTGGCCAGGTTTGGTCTGGATTACTTTCCTGGCTGCAATCCGTTATTCGATACATTATTGAAAGAGCGACACAAACACATGGGCTTGGCGGTGCCATGTCACGGACAATGGCATCCAGCACTGCTGTCTTTTTAATTCTGTTGATCCTCAGTGTTTTCACAATTGTTTTCTATAACTGA
- a CDS encoding ChaN family lipoprotein translates to MTKIALSLIVLMGSLLVGCTAPDPYPSASVFDTVNSTQLAKNISSAEYVMIGEKHDNPAHHKIQAELLQTFLKPGDLVVFEMINELQQPVIDQFLANKIAYEDLATELNWSEGGWPGWEYYGPLFKVSKDAGAQILYGSFPRQKLMKQGMLKIARPKVLSDEQMAELDQEIRYSHCKMLPENMVRPMSNLQVIKDDLMATQLRQKKDGAQAFLIAGNGHTRMDRGVPLHLQKKGEDNIFVLGLIEEEAEPAEWELFTTYNAIWITEGIGKTHEDYCKGLKKRFSSHKKN, encoded by the coding sequence ATGACCAAAATAGCGCTCTCTTTAATCGTACTGATGGGATCTCTTCTAGTCGGGTGCACGGCACCTGATCCTTATCCGAGTGCAAGTGTGTTTGATACTGTCAACAGTACTCAGTTGGCAAAAAATATCAGCTCGGCTGAGTATGTCATGATTGGTGAAAAGCACGATAATCCTGCACATCATAAAATCCAGGCTGAACTTCTACAAACATTTCTGAAGCCAGGAGATCTGGTCGTTTTTGAAATGATCAACGAACTCCAGCAGCCAGTGATTGATCAATTTTTGGCAAACAAAATTGCGTATGAAGATCTAGCCACTGAATTAAACTGGAGCGAAGGCGGCTGGCCAGGTTGGGAATATTATGGCCCCCTTTTTAAAGTCAGCAAGGACGCCGGTGCACAAATCCTATATGGAAGTTTCCCCCGCCAAAAGCTGATGAAACAAGGCATGCTGAAAATCGCGCGCCCTAAGGTTCTCAGCGATGAACAAATGGCGGAACTGGATCAGGAAATCAGGTATTCCCATTGCAAAATGCTACCAGAGAATATGGTCCGCCCCATGAGTAATCTACAAGTCATCAAAGATGATCTGATGGCCACACAACTCCGCCAGAAAAAAGATGGCGCTCAGGCTTTTCTAATCGCAGGAAATGGTCATACTCGGATGGACCGGGGCGTTCCTCTGCATCTCCAGAAAAAAGGAGAAGACAACATCTTTGTGCTTGGCCTTATTGAAGAAGAAGCTGAGCCTGCTGAATGGGAGCTGTTTACAACATACAATGCTATCTGGATTACAGAGGGCATTGGAAAAACCCATGAAGACTACTGTAAAGGGTTGAAGAAGCGGTTCTCTTCACACAAGAAAAACTGA